One window from the genome of Actinomycetota bacterium encodes:
- a CDS encoding glycoside hydrolase family 15 protein has translation MSHHPIGEHAFLSDLHSAALVDRDGTVDWLCFPRFDSASVFGALLDDTAGEWRLGPRQQADISRRYLDRSLALETTFTTRGGTVTVTDALTLGEDPGGHLLGRDAPHTLIRIARCVEGEVGMQMSFRPRPEYGLAVPLLRRTETGVATWGGPDQLTLSTPVPVETSDGQATATWMMAAGQEACFTVQWTRSWENDPEVWTAETVRQQLQMTVERWQAWSRQHQAYDGPWSDLVHLSGRVLQGLTFEPTGAVVAAATTSLPESVGGERNWDYRYAWVRDASLTMNALWVAACPDEADAFLRWMVGSAAADLRDGGQLQIMYGVGGEHDLTERELTHLRGWRDSRPVRVGNAAWGQRQFDVFGELLDATHRLREQIGDLDQPSRRFLTDCADAAAQWWPEPDQGIWEMRSPPQHFLYSKLMCWVALDRAIDLASWLDADDKVAGWEQVREQIRDAILSDGWNERAGAFTQSFGSEVLDASALMLAITGFLPAGDQRMQATIAAIEEHLTDQRGLVYRYEHATDDGQEGREGTFLLCSFWLAHCHALAGDVARARDVFERAIAPRNDLGLLAEQVDPTSGELLGNFPQAFSHVGLVNAAWAISRAERENRP, from the coding sequence GTGAGCCACCACCCGATCGGTGAGCACGCGTTCCTCTCGGATCTGCACTCGGCAGCGCTGGTGGACCGTGATGGCACGGTCGACTGGCTCTGCTTCCCCCGGTTCGACTCGGCGTCGGTGTTCGGCGCGCTCCTCGATGACACGGCCGGGGAGTGGCGACTGGGTCCACGGCAGCAGGCCGACATCTCGCGCCGCTACCTCGACCGGTCGCTGGCGCTCGAGACGACGTTCACCACCCGCGGCGGCACGGTGACGGTGACGGATGCTCTGACGCTCGGGGAGGACCCTGGCGGGCACCTGCTCGGGCGCGACGCGCCGCACACGCTGATCCGGATCGCCAGGTGCGTGGAAGGTGAGGTAGGGATGCAGATGTCGTTCCGGCCGCGACCCGAGTACGGACTGGCCGTCCCGCTGCTGCGGCGGACCGAGACCGGCGTCGCCACGTGGGGCGGCCCCGACCAGCTGACGTTGTCCACGCCGGTACCGGTGGAGACCTCCGACGGGCAGGCGACGGCGACCTGGATGATGGCCGCAGGACAGGAGGCGTGTTTCACGGTGCAGTGGACGCGCTCATGGGAGAACGATCCGGAGGTGTGGACGGCGGAGACGGTCCGCCAGCAGCTGCAGATGACGGTGGAGCGGTGGCAGGCATGGTCCCGCCAGCATCAGGCTTACGACGGTCCGTGGTCCGACCTGGTGCACCTGTCGGGACGGGTTCTGCAGGGACTGACGTTCGAACCCACCGGTGCCGTGGTCGCCGCGGCGACCACGTCGCTGCCCGAGTCGGTCGGCGGGGAGCGCAACTGGGACTACCGCTACGCGTGGGTACGGGATGCGAGCCTAACGATGAACGCGCTGTGGGTCGCGGCCTGTCCCGACGAGGCCGACGCGTTCCTGCGGTGGATGGTGGGGTCGGCCGCCGCCGATCTGCGTGACGGCGGGCAACTGCAGATCATGTACGGGGTCGGTGGTGAACACGACCTGACGGAGCGCGAGCTCACGCACCTCAGGGGGTGGAGAGACAGTCGACCGGTGCGGGTGGGCAACGCCGCTTGGGGTCAGCGCCAGTTCGACGTCTTCGGTGAGCTACTCGACGCCACCCACCGGCTGCGAGAACAGATCGGCGACCTCGACCAGCCCAGCCGGCGCTTCCTCACCGACTGCGCTGACGCTGCGGCGCAGTGGTGGCCAGAGCCCGATCAGGGGATCTGGGAGATGCGCTCCCCCCCGCAGCACTTCCTGTACTCCAAGCTGATGTGCTGGGTCGCCCTCGACCGGGCCATCGACCTCGCCTCGTGGCTGGACGCCGACGACAAGGTCGCGGGGTGGGAGCAGGTCCGTGAGCAGATCCGCGACGCGATCCTGTCCGACGGGTGGAACGAGCGCGCGGGAGCGTTCACCCAGTCGTTCGGCTCCGAGGTCCTGGACGCCTCCGCGTTGATGCTGGCGATCACAGGGTTCCTCCCGGCCGGCGATCAGCGGATGCAGGCGACGATCGCGGCGATCGAGGAGCACCTCACGGACCAGCGTGGGCTGGTGTACCGCTACGAACACGCAACCGATGACGGCCAGGAGGGACGAGAGGGCACGTTCCTGCTGTGCAGCTTCTGGCTGGCGCACTGCCACGCGCTCGCAGGTGACGTTGCCCGCGCCCGGGACGTCTTCGAACGGGCGATCGCGCCCCGCAACGATCTCGGGTTGCTCGCAGAGCAGGTCGATCCGACGTCGGGGGAACTGCTCGGCAACTTCCCGCAAGCCTTCAGCCACGTCGGCCTGGTCAACGCCGCGTGGGCGATCAGCCGCGCGGAGCGTGAGAATCGCCCGTAA
- a CDS encoding response regulator transcription factor has protein sequence MSDIRVFIADTDQQGRDDLVGDVEQARGLALAGAAATDDDGLLQILSTNPDAVVVRMPTSNEAIDLCRRMLDARRRIRCLVVATTSEEEAFVQAVLAGAAGIVRRERLVATLRDEDRELLERATHILETYGSRDPDDLFAELTPQQRDVALLVVSGATNSEIAARLNISPHTVRNYLSRILSRLRMRNRTELAAGLAAALVRAGMDTHRR, from the coding sequence ATGTCCGACATCCGTGTCTTCATCGCCGACACCGATCAGCAGGGACGCGATGATCTCGTCGGCGACGTCGAGCAAGCCCGCGGGCTCGCTCTCGCAGGAGCGGCGGCGACCGATGACGACGGTCTCCTGCAGATCCTGTCCACGAACCCGGATGCCGTGGTCGTGCGGATGCCGACCTCGAACGAGGCCATCGACCTGTGTCGACGTATGCTCGACGCCCGTCGGCGGATCCGATGCCTGGTGGTCGCCACCACCAGCGAGGAGGAAGCTTTCGTCCAGGCGGTCCTCGCCGGCGCGGCGGGCATCGTCCGTCGGGAACGGCTGGTCGCGACGCTACGCGACGAGGACAGGGAACTGCTCGAGCGGGCCACACACATCCTGGAGACCTACGGCAGCCGCGATCCTGATGATCTGTTCGCGGAGCTGACCCCGCAACAGCGCGACGTGGCCCTCCTGGTCGTATCGGGAGCGACCAACAGCGAGATCGCGGCGCGGCTCAACATCTCGCCGCACACGGTCCGCAACTACCTCAGCCGGATCCTGTCTCGGCTCAGGATGCGCAACCGCACGGAGCTCGCGGCGGGACTCGCGGCGGCGCTCGTGCGAGCCGGTATGGATACGCACCGCCGGTAA
- a CDS encoding pyridoxamine 5'-phosphate oxidase family protein, protein MNEQECWQLLNSARSAVLGTVHEQRGVDAVPVVFAERGDDLVTPVDRVKAKANTTLQRVRNIEADPRCVLLADHYSDDWTGLWWVRAHCRASVTAPERAPDAVAALAARYQAYRDPDAIDRLIVLRVTDLAGWRAQS, encoded by the coding sequence ATGAACGAGCAGGAGTGCTGGCAGCTGCTCAACTCGGCCAGGTCCGCCGTGCTCGGCACGGTGCATGAGCAGCGTGGCGTCGACGCGGTGCCGGTCGTCTTCGCCGAGCGGGGAGACGACCTCGTCACACCCGTCGACCGGGTGAAAGCCAAGGCCAACACCACTCTGCAACGCGTCCGCAACATCGAGGCTGATCCTCGCTGCGTGCTGCTCGCCGATCACTACAGCGACGACTGGACGGGGCTCTGGTGGGTCCGGGCACACTGCCGGGCGTCGGTGACCGCGCCCGAACGGGCGCCCGATGCGGTGGCCGCCCTGGCCGCCAGGTACCAGGCCTACCGCGATCCGGACGCGATCGACCGGCTGATCGTGCTTCGCGTGACCGACCTGGCCGGCTGGCGCGCTCAGAGCTGA
- a CDS encoding glycosyltransferase family 9 protein produces the protein MTGAVLAYRTLGLGDLFTAVPALRGLRRAFPDRDLVLATPSWLAPLVDLIDAVDRLRVTPERGSVTGRFDVAVNLHGRGPQSTQIVADVEPGRLIAFDASGVEWRADEHEVHRWCRLLQEHGIACDPTDLDVPIPHADVARGVTVVHVGAKAPARRWVPARFAAVARALPDVVITGDDDERPTAERVAAEAGLSDDRVLAGRVDLREFAALVGHARAVVTGDTGVQHLATAFRTPSVVLFGPVPPSEWGPPPERTEHIALWAGRRGDPHGRRTDPGLLAIGVEDVLAAYETLADRGHVRDRFVHRARMRDDGVRRTFDANDGERPRGKQ, from the coding sequence GTGACGGGAGCCGTCCTCGCCTACCGAACGCTGGGTCTCGGAGACCTCTTCACCGCCGTCCCAGCGCTTCGCGGACTGCGCCGCGCTTTCCCCGATCGCGACCTCGTGCTCGCCACCCCAAGTTGGCTCGCGCCGCTGGTCGACCTCATCGACGCCGTCGACCGCCTCCGCGTCACCCCGGAGCGGGGATCCGTCACGGGCCGCTTCGACGTCGCGGTCAACCTCCACGGGCGTGGACCGCAGAGCACGCAGATCGTGGCGGACGTCGAGCCCGGCCGACTGATCGCATTCGACGCCAGCGGGGTCGAGTGGCGCGCCGACGAACACGAGGTGCACCGTTGGTGTCGCTTGTTGCAAGAGCACGGCATCGCGTGCGACCCCACAGATCTGGACGTCCCGATCCCGCACGCTGATGTGGCGCGGGGCGTCACGGTCGTCCACGTGGGCGCCAAGGCGCCTGCACGCCGATGGGTTCCTGCACGGTTCGCCGCCGTCGCCCGCGCGCTCCCGGATGTCGTGATCACCGGCGACGATGACGAGCGTCCCACCGCCGAACGCGTGGCCGCAGAAGCCGGCCTGTCCGACGATCGGGTGCTGGCGGGGCGCGTCGACCTGCGGGAGTTCGCGGCCCTGGTCGGCCACGCCCGTGCGGTGGTCACGGGCGACACGGGGGTGCAGCACCTCGCCACGGCGTTCCGCACACCGTCCGTGGTGCTGTTCGGACCGGTCCCGCCGAGCGAGTGGGGACCACCCCCCGAACGCACCGAGCACATCGCGTTGTGGGCGGGGCGGCGCGGAGATCCCCATGGCCGTCGCACCGATCCGGGGTTGCTCGCGATCGGTGTCGAAGACGTGCTCGCGGCGTACGAGACCCTCGCCGATCGGGGGCACGTGCGAGACCGGTTCGTTCACCGTGCACGCATGCGCGATGACGGGGTCAGGCGCACCTTCGACGCGAACGACGGGGAGCGCCCCCGCGGGAAGCAGTGA
- a CDS encoding CoA transferase, with protein sequence MTRRDRGRGHVVHDRADGGAGAAGRGQGLLTGVRVVDLSRVLAGPFAAQVLAEMGADVIKVEHPSGDPARGIGPYVDGRSLYFSALNTGKRGVVLDLADTSGRAALDALLATADIVVENFRPDAARGLGCDPGTLHQAHPNLTVVTVSGYARDSERASSPALDLTVQAESGIMSVTGEPGRPPVRAGVPVGDLAAGLWGALGATAGYAARLRDGRGRHVEVPLLDAAMTLLSYVATAAAATGDEPAQVGSGHHSVVPYGAYPTADGWITVAVIGDKFWPLLCRALDLDSLASREDLRSNEQRAAARQQVDEAVARQLATLTNDEALSRLQAVGVPSAPVNTVLAALDAPYVRDRGLVADVAMGGASYRVVQGSLRAGGPPRPAPELGEHTGEVMTEVLGEGSALLADLLVRTCRR encoded by the coding sequence GTGACGCGACGTGATCGTGGCCGTGGACACGTCGTTCACGATCGCGCAGACGGTGGCGCCGGCGCGGCCGGGCGTGGGCAAGGGTTGCTGACCGGGGTCCGGGTGGTGGACCTGTCCCGGGTCCTGGCCGGTCCGTTCGCCGCACAGGTCCTGGCCGAGATGGGCGCGGACGTGATCAAGGTCGAGCACCCCTCCGGTGACCCAGCTCGGGGGATCGGCCCGTACGTCGACGGACGGTCGCTGTACTTCTCGGCGCTCAACACCGGGAAGCGCGGCGTGGTCCTGGACCTCGCAGACACATCGGGCCGGGCAGCGCTGGACGCGTTGCTGGCGACCGCGGACATCGTGGTCGAAAATTTCCGTCCCGACGCGGCACGAGGCCTCGGCTGCGACCCTGGCACCCTGCACCAGGCCCACCCCAACCTGACCGTGGTCACCGTCTCGGGGTACGCGCGCGACTCCGAGCGTGCGTCGTCCCCGGCGCTCGATCTGACCGTCCAGGCGGAGAGCGGGATCATGTCCGTCACCGGGGAACCCGGCAGACCGCCGGTGCGTGCCGGCGTGCCCGTCGGCGACCTGGCGGCCGGACTGTGGGGTGCGCTGGGTGCGACCGCCGGGTACGCGGCTCGACTTCGCGACGGTCGCGGCCGTCACGTCGAGGTGCCGCTCCTGGATGCGGCGATGACGCTGCTGTCCTACGTCGCGACGGCCGCTGCCGCCACCGGCGACGAACCGGCGCAGGTCGGTTCCGGGCACCACTCGGTCGTGCCGTACGGGGCCTACCCCACAGCGGACGGATGGATCACCGTCGCCGTCATCGGCGACAAGTTCTGGCCGCTGCTGTGTCGAGCGCTCGATCTGGACAGCCTCGCCAGCCGCGAGGACCTGCGCAGCAACGAGCAGCGGGCTGCCGCACGTCAGCAGGTCGACGAAGCGGTCGCACGCCAGCTCGCGACCCTGACCAACGACGAGGCCCTGAGCCGCCTCCAAGCGGTCGGCGTACCGAGCGCACCGGTGAACACCGTCCTCGCAGCGTTGGACGCTCCCTACGTCCGCGACCGCGGGCTCGTGGCCGACGTCGCGATGGGCGGCGCCTCGTACCGGGTCGTGCAGGGCTCCTTGCGCGCCGGCGGACCGCCGCGACCGGCTCCGGAGCTCGGTGAGCACACTGGCGAGGTCATGACCGAGGTCCTCGGCGAAGGCTCAGCCCTCCTCGCCGATCTGCTCGTGCGGACCTGCCGACGCTGA
- a CDS encoding glycoside hydrolase family 65 protein, with amino-acid sequence MSRWSLVYDRFDPGKESTREALCTLGNGYFATRGAAPEARADDVHYPGTYAAGIYNRLTSEVAGRTIENESIVNQPNWLSVTFRIDDGDWFDLRDVELLSFRQELDMRRAVLVRTVKFRDDAGRETTLSQRRLVHMRNPHVAGLESTFVPGNWSGTLTVRSGLDGRVRNTGVERYRQLADRHLDVVAMDQVGDEIVQLLVQTNQSRIYVAEAARNRMWSSDGAPAADRQVVTEPDGYIGHELKVDLQPGQSVTLEKVVALFTSRDRAISEPALEARKWAQRAGDFTTLLDAHVLAWDHLWDRFAIAMDNGEERAQRILHLHVFHLLQTVSPHIIDLDAGAPARGLHGEAYRGHIFWDELFVFPFLSLRLPALTRALLRYRHRRLPEARWSAKRAGYDGAMFPWTSGSSGREEAQRLHLNPRSGRWVPDPTRLQRHINIAVAYNAWQYWEVTGDLEFLRFCGAELIIEIARLLASLATYNHGLDRFEIRGVMGPDEFHEGYPDRDEPGIDNNAYTNVMTVWVLLRAMELLEILAPPHASEMRENLDLRREEVDHWEEISRKMKIPFHGDRIISQFEGYEKLQEFDREAYLERYGDIQRVDRILEAEGDTANRYQVSKQADVLMLFFLLSEQNLSELFDRLDYPFDDDLIRRNVEYYLRRTTHGSTLSRVVHSWVLARRDRARSWDLFLEALDSDISDIQGGTTAEGIHLGAMAGTVDLAQRAYGGFVTREEALWFDPALPKELARLAFTLHYRGHRLEVTITPERLRVASRQTGATAIPIGINGELHDLEAGTVLQFDL; translated from the coding sequence GTGAGCCGGTGGAGCCTGGTCTACGACCGGTTCGACCCTGGCAAGGAGTCAACACGGGAGGCGTTGTGCACGCTGGGCAACGGCTACTTCGCCACCCGCGGCGCGGCACCCGAGGCGCGCGCGGACGATGTGCACTACCCGGGGACCTACGCGGCCGGGATCTACAACCGGCTGACGTCCGAGGTGGCTGGCCGGACCATCGAGAACGAAAGCATCGTCAACCAACCCAACTGGCTGTCGGTCACCTTCCGCATCGATGACGGGGACTGGTTCGACCTGCGCGATGTCGAGCTGCTGTCCTTCCGCCAGGAGCTCGACATGCGCCGCGCGGTCCTCGTCCGGACCGTCAAGTTCCGCGACGACGCTGGCCGCGAGACGACCCTGTCGCAGCGGCGGTTGGTGCACATGCGCAACCCGCACGTGGCGGGCCTCGAGTCGACGTTCGTGCCCGGCAACTGGTCGGGGACGCTGACCGTGCGCTCGGGCCTCGACGGTCGGGTCCGCAACACCGGAGTGGAGCGCTACCGGCAGCTCGCCGACCGCCACCTCGACGTCGTCGCGATGGACCAGGTGGGCGACGAGATCGTGCAGCTGCTGGTCCAGACCAACCAGTCGCGCATCTACGTCGCCGAGGCGGCACGCAACCGGATGTGGTCCTCCGACGGGGCGCCGGCGGCCGACCGGCAGGTGGTGACAGAACCCGACGGCTACATCGGTCACGAGTTGAAGGTGGACCTGCAGCCGGGCCAGTCGGTGACCCTGGAGAAGGTCGTGGCGCTGTTCACCTCGCGCGACCGTGCCATCTCGGAACCGGCTCTCGAAGCGCGCAAGTGGGCGCAGCGCGCAGGTGACTTCACAACGCTCCTCGACGCCCATGTGCTTGCGTGGGACCACCTGTGGGACCGGTTCGCCATCGCGATGGACAACGGCGAGGAACGCGCTCAGCGCATCCTGCACCTGCACGTGTTCCACCTACTGCAGACGGTGTCACCGCACATCATCGACCTGGACGCGGGCGCCCCCGCGCGTGGCCTCCACGGCGAGGCCTACCGGGGCCACATCTTCTGGGACGAGCTGTTCGTGTTCCCGTTCCTCAGCCTGCGCCTGCCGGCACTGACCCGGGCGCTGCTGCGGTACCGCCACCGGCGCCTGCCCGAGGCGCGTTGGTCGGCGAAGCGGGCGGGCTACGACGGCGCGATGTTCCCGTGGACCAGCGGGAGCAGCGGCCGGGAGGAAGCCCAACGCCTGCATCTGAACCCTCGGTCGGGGCGATGGGTGCCCGACCCCACGCGCCTGCAGCGGCACATCAACATCGCGGTCGCCTACAACGCCTGGCAGTACTGGGAGGTCACGGGGGACCTCGAGTTCCTGCGCTTCTGCGGCGCTGAGCTGATCATCGAGATCGCGCGCCTGCTCGCCAGCCTGGCGACCTACAACCACGGACTCGACCGCTTCGAGATCCGGGGCGTGATGGGCCCCGACGAGTTCCACGAGGGTTATCCCGACCGTGACGAGCCGGGCATCGACAACAACGCCTACACCAACGTGATGACGGTGTGGGTGCTGCTGCGGGCCATGGAGCTGTTGGAGATCCTCGCCCCGCCGCACGCATCGGAGATGCGCGAGAACCTCGATCTCCGACGGGAGGAGGTCGACCACTGGGAGGAGATCTCGCGGAAGATGAAGATCCCGTTCCATGGCGACCGGATCATCAGCCAGTTCGAAGGCTACGAGAAGTTGCAGGAGTTCGACCGCGAGGCTTACCTCGAGCGATACGGCGACATCCAGCGCGTGGACCGGATCCTCGAGGCCGAGGGCGACACCGCCAACCGCTACCAGGTCTCGAAGCAGGCGGACGTGCTGATGCTGTTCTTCCTGTTGTCCGAACAGAACTTGAGTGAGCTCTTCGATCGGTTGGACTACCCCTTCGACGATGATCTGATCCGTCGGAACGTCGAGTACTACCTGCGACGCACGACGCACGGCTCGACGCTGAGCCGCGTGGTGCACTCGTGGGTCCTCGCCCGCCGCGACCGGGCGCGGTCATGGGATCTCTTCCTCGAGGCGCTCGACAGCGACATCTCGGATATTCAGGGCGGCACAACTGCCGAGGGCATCCACCTGGGGGCGATGGCCGGGACGGTCGACCTGGCCCAGCGGGCGTACGGCGGGTTCGTGACGCGCGAGGAAGCGTTGTGGTTCGACCCGGCCCTGCCCAAGGAGCTGGCGCGGCTGGCGTTCACGCTGCACTACCGCGGTCACCGCCTGGAGGTGACGATCACCCCCGAGCGGCTGCGGGTCGCCAGTCGCCAGACCGGCGCGACTGCCATCCCCATCGGGATCAACGGTGAACTCCACGACCTGGAGGCCGGCACCGTCCTGCAGTTCGACCTGTAG
- the otsB gene encoding trehalose-phosphatase, whose amino-acid sequence MRISRERIDAVIFDMDGVVTESTGLHTAAWKRTFDGYLREVAERRGQPFQPFTDEDYLRYVDGKPRYDGVASFLEARDIQLPYGDPDDPPERETVCGVGNRKNRAFLELLRDHGAQRYDSTVELIRGLHRAGVRTAVISSSRNATQVLDSAGVRELFEVQVDGTDAMRLDLAGKPDPAIFLEAARRLGVEPGRAAVVEDAQAGVKAGSRGGFALVIGVDRADQRTDLEAHGADVVVDDLQEVGVVPDEDERVAIGELPLAVDRPEDVEAALEGREPAVFLDYDGTLTPIVEDAADATLQDETRAAIRRLAHRCFVAVVSGRDLDDVRSMVGLDELHYAGSHGFEILTPHGERHEHGREFLPALEAAEQDLRGRLSSIDGAVVERKRFAVAVHYRRVSDEHVDQVEAAVDAVVTDQSQLRKAGGKRIFELRPDMDWDKGRALRWLLDELDLDRDDVVPLYVGDDVTDEDAFRELRDRGLALVVRGEDDQRPTAADYALRDPGEVRTFLQQLVDRLEDAQ is encoded by the coding sequence ATGCGGATCTCACGGGAACGGATCGACGCCGTCATATTCGACATGGATGGCGTGGTGACCGAGTCCACGGGCCTGCACACCGCCGCGTGGAAGCGCACGTTCGACGGGTACCTGCGCGAGGTCGCCGAGCGGCGCGGACAGCCCTTCCAACCGTTCACCGACGAGGATTACCTGCGCTACGTCGATGGCAAGCCGCGCTACGACGGTGTGGCCAGTTTCCTGGAGGCGCGCGACATCCAGCTGCCGTACGGCGACCCGGACGATCCCCCCGAGCGCGAGACCGTGTGCGGCGTCGGCAACCGCAAGAACCGGGCGTTCCTGGAGCTGCTGCGCGACCACGGCGCCCAGCGGTATGACTCCACCGTCGAGCTGATCCGCGGGTTGCACCGGGCAGGGGTGCGTACCGCTGTGATCTCGTCGAGCCGCAACGCCACGCAGGTGCTGGATTCGGCGGGCGTCCGCGAGCTGTTCGAGGTGCAGGTCGACGGGACCGACGCGATGCGGCTGGACCTAGCCGGCAAACCGGACCCCGCAATCTTCCTGGAGGCTGCTCGGCGCCTGGGCGTCGAACCTGGCCGCGCCGCCGTGGTGGAGGACGCTCAGGCCGGCGTGAAGGCGGGGAGCCGGGGCGGGTTCGCGCTCGTGATCGGGGTGGACCGTGCCGACCAGCGGACCGATCTGGAGGCGCACGGGGCGGACGTGGTGGTTGACGACCTGCAGGAGGTGGGCGTGGTTCCAGACGAGGACGAGCGGGTGGCGATCGGCGAGCTACCGCTGGCGGTCGACCGTCCTGAAGACGTGGAGGCGGCACTGGAGGGCCGCGAACCGGCGGTGTTCCTGGACTACGACGGGACGCTCACCCCGATCGTGGAGGACGCCGCGGACGCCACGTTGCAGGACGAGACCCGGGCGGCGATCCGGCGGCTGGCGCACCGCTGCTTCGTGGCGGTGGTCAGTGGCCGCGACCTGGACGACGTCCGAAGCATGGTGGGCTTGGACGAGCTCCACTACGCGGGCAGCCACGGTTTCGAGATCCTGACCCCCCACGGTGAGCGCCACGAGCACGGGCGCGAGTTCCTCCCGGCACTCGAAGCCGCCGAGCAGGATCTGCGCGGGCGTTTGAGCAGCATCGACGGCGCGGTCGTCGAGCGCAAGCGTTTCGCGGTCGCGGTGCACTACCGGCGGGTGTCCGACGAGCACGTGGACCAGGTCGAGGCGGCGGTCGACGCGGTCGTCACCGACCAGTCGCAGCTGCGCAAGGCCGGGGGCAAGCGCATCTTCGAGCTGCGACCGGACATGGATTGGGACAAGGGCCGCGCTCTGCGGTGGCTGCTGGATGAACTCGACCTCGACCGCGACGACGTGGTCCCGTTGTACGTCGGCGACGACGTCACCGACGAGGACGCCTTCCGGGAGCTGCGGGACCGCGGGCTGGCGCTGGTGGTCCGCGGCGAGGACGACCAGCGCCCGACCGCCGCGGACTACGCGCTGCGGGATCCCGGGGAGGTCCGCACCTTCCTGCAGCAGCTGGTCGACCGGCTCGAGGACGCCCAGTGA
- a CDS encoding c-type cytochrome translates to MHSSNREGAMRGVLIRVVAGVAVLGGVLASCQAVGAEDETLQEGRELITEYGCGTCHAIPGVRGANGLVGPPLTKYHWRVWVAGQRDMPNTIDNTTRWIVEPQRHDPSTDMPDLGVSEEHAHKIAQYLDSLR, encoded by the coding sequence ATGCACTCGTCGAACCGTGAGGGGGCCATGCGGGGAGTACTGATCCGGGTGGTGGCGGGCGTTGCGGTGCTGGGCGGCGTGCTGGCCAGCTGCCAGGCTGTCGGCGCCGAGGATGAGACGTTGCAGGAGGGCCGTGAGCTGATCACCGAGTACGGCTGCGGCACCTGTCACGCCATCCCCGGGGTGCGGGGCGCCAACGGTCTCGTCGGTCCCCCGCTGACCAAATATCACTGGCGGGTGTGGGTGGCGGGGCAGCGTGACATGCCCAACACCATCGACAACACCACCCGTTGGATCGTTGAGCCGCAGCGACACGATCCCAGCACCGACATGCCGGACCTGGGCGTGTCCGAGGAACACGCCCACAAGATCGCTCAGTACCTCGACTCGTTGCGGTGA
- a CDS encoding UbiA family prenyltransferase produces MIARYARLCLDMLRYRVAAMIWTFLLLGAASFDGLAALDARYAWAALALAGSYVAATTVNDIADRDIDLVNHPRDRGRPLVAGTATVGDLVAVHAVGATVALLSAGVVGRAASAIVVASLLVGYVYSLGPIRLSYRTYLAPLALGVAYVAMPFSLGLVVAGGDGIRGDVALLAAALYALFVARITLKDFRDREGDARYGKPTLLLRFGKSATCVVSFAALVAGNVMLVLALRPALLFGILLEGFVAAIAAMLHTLWRASDARSEQVAIGLGAQLGNGLLLLVLGWLALGGRGATEAERGVFAATITVLFASNWLVLRARPDEAVIGYKG; encoded by the coding sequence GTGATCGCCCGGTACGCACGACTGTGTCTGGACATGCTGCGCTACCGCGTCGCGGCGATGATCTGGACCTTCCTGCTGCTGGGGGCCGCATCGTTCGACGGGCTGGCGGCCCTCGATGCGCGGTACGCGTGGGCGGCGTTGGCCCTGGCCGGGAGCTACGTTGCCGCCACGACCGTCAACGACATCGCCGACCGCGACATCGACCTCGTCAACCATCCACGCGACCGCGGCAGGCCCCTGGTCGCCGGCACCGCCACGGTCGGCGACCTGGTGGCGGTCCACGCCGTCGGGGCGACGGTGGCGCTGCTGTCCGCAGGTGTCGTGGGTCGCGCCGCGTCGGCCATCGTGGTGGCGTCGCTGCTGGTGGGCTACGTGTACTCGCTGGGCCCGATCCGCCTGTCGTACCGGACCTACCTGGCGCCGCTGGCCCTGGGGGTCGCGTACGTGGCGATGCCGTTCTCGCTCGGGCTGGTGGTGGCGGGCGGGGACGGGATCCGTGGCGACGTGGCGCTCCTCGCCGCGGCCCTGTACGCGTTGTTCGTCGCTCGCATCACCCTCAAGGACTTCCGCGACCGGGAGGGCGACGCCCGGTACGGCAAACCAACGTTGCTGCTGCGCTTCGGGAAGTCCGCGACGTGCGTCGTCAGCTTCGCGGCGCTCGTGGCCGGCAACGTGATGCTGGTCCTGGCGCTCCGCCCCGCGTTACTGTTCGGGATCCTCCTCGAAGGTTTCGTCGCCGCGATCGCGGCGATGCTGCACACGTTGTGGCGCGCCAGCGATGCCCGGTCCGAGCAGGTCGCGATCGGCCTCGGAGCGCAGCTGGGCAACGGCTTGCTGCTGCTGGTGCTGGGGTGGCTCGCGCTGGGCGGACGGGGGGCGACCGAGGCGGAACGCGGCGTCTTCGCCGCCACGATCACGGTCCTCTTCGCCAGCAACTGGCTGGTGTTGAGGGCACGACCGGATGAGGCCGTGATCGGCTACAAGGGTTGA